One genomic region from Haloarcula taiwanensis encodes:
- a CDS encoding ornithine carbamoyltransferase: MDILDVDDLTTDELATVLDRAAAIKADHGEGSTSDLLDQQTLGMIFEKPSTRTRVSFETGMTQLGGHAVFLGPDDIHLGHGEPVKDTARALGRYVDFIMARVFDHADAEELAAYADVPVINGLTDDAHPCQTLADLLTVREEFGDFEDVSVAWVGDGNNVCQSFVIGAAMVGLDLTVATPEGYGIADDVADRAAAFGNAPETTHDPEAAVADADVVYSDVWVSMGQEDKREQKLADFEGFQITRDLLGDRPFMHCLPAHRGEEVTDDAIESENAVVWNQAENRLHAQKGLLVWLSEQA, translated from the coding sequence ATGGATATACTCGACGTCGATGACCTCACGACCGACGAACTGGCCACCGTCCTCGACCGCGCCGCGGCCATCAAAGCCGACCACGGCGAGGGAAGCACGAGTGACCTGCTTGACCAGCAGACGCTCGGGATGATATTCGAGAAACCCTCGACGCGGACCCGGGTCTCCTTCGAGACGGGCATGACGCAACTGGGCGGCCATGCCGTCTTTCTCGGCCCCGACGACATCCACCTGGGCCACGGCGAACCGGTCAAGGACACCGCCCGCGCGCTCGGCCGCTACGTCGATTTCATCATGGCCCGCGTGTTCGACCACGCCGACGCGGAGGAACTGGCCGCGTACGCCGACGTGCCAGTCATCAACGGCCTGACCGACGACGCCCACCCCTGCCAGACGCTGGCCGACCTGCTGACCGTCCGCGAGGAGTTCGGCGACTTCGAGGACGTGTCCGTGGCGTGGGTCGGCGACGGCAACAACGTCTGCCAGTCGTTCGTCATCGGCGCGGCGATGGTCGGGCTGGACCTGACCGTCGCCACGCCGGAGGGTTACGGCATCGCCGACGACGTGGCCGACCGCGCCGCCGCCTTCGGCAACGCGCCCGAGACCACCCACGACCCCGAAGCGGCCGTCGCTGACGCTGACGTGGTGTACTCTGACGTGTGGGTCAGCATGGGCCAGGAGGACAAACGCGAGCAGAAACTGGCGGACTTCGAGGGGTTCCAGATTACGAGGGACCTGCTCGGAGACCGCCCGTTCATGCACTGCCTCCCCGCCCACCGCGGCGAGGAAGTCACCGACGACGCCATCGAGTCGGAGAACGCCGTCGTCTGGAACCAGGCGGAGAACCGGCTGCACGCCCAGAAAGGGCTACTCGTGTGGCTGTCTGAGCAGGCGTAG
- a CDS encoding acetyl-lysine deacetylase (catalyzes N(2)-acetyl-L-lysine + H(2)O = acetate + L-lysine) — protein sequence MSEAATREADTEARDLLEAVVRIPSVSRNEAEAAERLVEFFESHDREAWLDEVGNVRAPADDSVLLTSHIDTVPGDIPVRVEETDEGDVLWGRGSVDAKGPLCAMAVAAVRTGASFVGVVGEEVDSTGARFLVEDRESAPGAVINGEPSGWEGITLGYRGLLAGTYVATSESGHSSRPENNAIQDAIDWWTAVEDEFAKDEWHPVFERVTCKPVEFKGGTSTDGLSVEATMDVQLRVPPEYSTSEIREIADGFLENGTVNWDDKVEPVMQSPRTSAARAFRAAIRQQGGEPTLLRKTGTSDMNVYAKAWDCPMVTYGPGDSDLDHAPNEHLPLDEYDRSVAVLETATERMLED from the coding sequence ATGAGCGAAGCCGCGACGCGCGAGGCCGACACAGAGGCCCGCGACCTACTCGAAGCAGTTGTCCGTATCCCATCGGTTTCGCGGAACGAGGCGGAGGCGGCCGAGCGACTCGTCGAGTTCTTCGAGTCCCACGACCGCGAGGCGTGGCTCGACGAGGTCGGCAACGTCCGCGCGCCCGCCGACGACAGCGTCCTCCTCACCTCCCACATCGACACCGTGCCGGGCGACATCCCGGTCCGCGTCGAGGAGACCGACGAGGGCGACGTGCTGTGGGGCCGCGGTAGCGTCGACGCGAAGGGGCCGCTGTGTGCGATGGCCGTCGCGGCCGTCCGCACCGGGGCCTCCTTCGTCGGCGTCGTCGGTGAGGAGGTCGACTCGACCGGTGCCCGGTTCCTCGTCGAGGACCGCGAGTCGGCACCGGGGGCCGTCATTAACGGCGAGCCGTCCGGCTGGGAGGGCATCACGCTGGGATACCGCGGTCTGCTGGCCGGGACCTACGTCGCGACGAGCGAGTCCGGCCACTCCTCGCGCCCGGAGAACAACGCCATTCAGGACGCCATCGACTGGTGGACCGCTGTCGAAGACGAGTTCGCCAAAGACGAGTGGCACCCCGTCTTCGAGCGCGTCACCTGCAAGCCGGTCGAGTTCAAGGGCGGCACGTCGACCGACGGGCTGAGCGTCGAGGCGACGATGGACGTCCAGTTGCGGGTCCCGCCGGAGTACAGTACCAGCGAGATCCGCGAAATCGCCGACGGATTTCTGGAGAACGGCACGGTCAACTGGGACGACAAGGTCGAGCCGGTGATGCAGAGCCCCCGAACCAGCGCCGCCCGGGCGTTCCGGGCCGCGATTCGGCAGCAGGGTGGCGAGCCCACACTACTTCGCAAGACCGGCACCAGCGACATGAACGTCTACGCGAAGGCGTGGGACTGTCCGATGGTGACCTACGGACCCGGCGACTCTGATCTGGACCACGCGCCGAACGAGCACCTCCCGCTCGACGAGTACGACCGCTCCGTTGCAGTGCTCGAAACCGCGACCGAACGCATGCTGGAGGACTGA
- a CDS encoding aspartate aminotransferase family protein — MSGFVFNEKPIQIERGDGAYVYDDSGTEYLDMGASYACVPLGHKHPAVQSAVSEQLEKITYVQASYPNAERTALYDLLADTAPDPIDKTWLCNSGTEANEAALKFARSATGNSKIVATMQGFHGRTMGALATTWKDKYKKPYEPLIGDVEFVPYDDSEALAEAVDEDTAAFIVEPVQGEGGINPTSDGYLEDAREITEDAGAALIFDEVQTGMGRTGALWNSQRAAVAPDMITAAKGLGNGLPIGATLCRDWIAENYGSHASTFSGGPVISAAAGATVSTIIEDSVPGNAAVMGDYLLTELEATIGDDVRDIRGEGLMIGVEVGRGANAALKKLALNHQVLALPAGRTVVRLLPPLTIDEAHADAVVDAMAEVVG, encoded by the coding sequence ATGAGCGGATTCGTCTTCAACGAGAAACCCATCCAGATCGAACGCGGCGACGGTGCCTACGTCTACGACGACAGCGGCACAGAGTACCTAGACATGGGCGCGTCCTACGCCTGTGTCCCGCTGGGACACAAGCACCCGGCGGTCCAGAGCGCCGTCAGCGAGCAGCTAGAGAAGATAACGTACGTCCAGGCGTCGTACCCGAACGCCGAGCGGACGGCGTTGTACGACCTGCTCGCCGACACCGCGCCGGACCCCATCGACAAGACCTGGCTCTGTAACTCCGGGACCGAGGCCAACGAGGCGGCGCTGAAGTTCGCCCGCTCGGCCACGGGGAACTCCAAAATCGTCGCGACGATGCAGGGCTTCCACGGCCGGACGATGGGCGCGCTGGCGACGACCTGGAAGGACAAGTACAAGAAGCCCTACGAGCCGCTCATCGGCGACGTGGAGTTCGTCCCCTACGACGACAGCGAGGCGCTGGCCGAGGCCGTCGACGAGGACACCGCCGCGTTCATCGTCGAACCGGTCCAGGGCGAGGGCGGCATCAACCCCACCTCCGACGGCTACCTCGAAGATGCCCGGGAGATTACCGAGGACGCCGGGGCGGCGCTCATCTTCGACGAGGTCCAGACCGGTATGGGACGGACCGGCGCGCTGTGGAACTCCCAGCGGGCCGCCGTCGCGCCGGACATGATAACCGCGGCGAAGGGCCTCGGAAACGGCCTCCCCATCGGTGCGACGCTGTGTCGGGACTGGATCGCCGAGAACTACGGCTCCCACGCCTCGACGTTCTCCGGCGGGCCGGTCATCTCCGCCGCTGCCGGCGCGACCGTTTCGACTATCATTGAGGACTCTGTGCCGGGTAACGCCGCCGTGATGGGCGACTACCTCCTGACTGAACTGGAAGCGACCATCGGCGACGACGTGCGGGACATCCGCGGCGAGGGCCTGATGATAGGCGTCGAGGTCGGCCGCGGCGCGAACGCGGCGCTGAAGAAGCTCGCCCTGAACCACCAGGTGCTCGCGCTGCCGGCCGGCCGCACCGTGGTCCGCCTGCTCCCGCCGCTGACCATCGACGAGGCCCACGCCGACGCCGTCGTCGACGCGATGGCGGAGGTGGTGGGATGA
- a CDS encoding acetylglutamate kinase: MTVVIKVGGARAVDPAGALADVASLVADGERVVVVHGGSTKVDKTLERLGVEPEYVETPSGVVGRFTDETTMEVFEMAFGHLNTQLVAGLQSEGVDAVGLNGVDGKLLYGPRKSAVRVVEDGTKKIRRGDHSGTIKQVNGDLLETLLDDGYTPVAAPPMAGKDDDEIIPVNTDADRSAAAIAGELDATLVLLTDVEGVYADPDDPSTLIESVETAADWDALEDAAEGFMGRKIMAVEEALDGGATEAVVADANAESPIHSALDGGGTHVYASALEQDTDQTATEEQ, encoded by the coding sequence ATGACAGTCGTTATCAAAGTCGGTGGCGCTCGCGCGGTCGACCCCGCGGGGGCGCTTGCGGACGTGGCATCGTTAGTGGCCGACGGGGAGCGGGTCGTCGTGGTTCACGGCGGCTCGACCAAAGTCGACAAGACGCTCGAACGGCTCGGCGTCGAACCGGAGTACGTCGAGACGCCGTCGGGCGTCGTCGGCCGGTTCACCGACGAGACCACGATGGAGGTGTTCGAGATGGCCTTCGGTCACCTCAACACCCAGCTCGTCGCCGGGCTCCAGAGCGAGGGCGTCGACGCGGTCGGTCTCAACGGCGTCGACGGCAAACTGCTCTACGGACCACGGAAGTCCGCGGTGCGGGTCGTCGAGGACGGCACGAAGAAAATCCGCCGTGGCGACCACTCGGGCACGATCAAGCAGGTCAACGGCGACCTGCTGGAGACGCTGCTCGACGACGGATACACGCCCGTCGCGGCTCCGCCGATGGCCGGCAAAGACGATGACGAAATCATTCCTGTCAACACCGACGCCGACCGCTCGGCCGCGGCGATTGCCGGCGAACTCGACGCGACGCTGGTACTCCTGACCGACGTTGAGGGCGTCTACGCGGACCCCGACGACCCGTCGACGCTAATCGAATCGGTCGAGACGGCGGCCGACTGGGACGCCCTCGAAGACGCGGCCGAGGGCTTCATGGGCCGGAAGATAATGGCCGTCGAGGAGGCCCTCGACGGCGGCGCGACCGAGGCGGTCGTGGCTGACGCCAACGCCGAGTCACCGATTCACTCGGCGCTTGACGGCGGCGGCACCCACGTTTACGCGAGCGCACTCGAACAGGACACAGACCAGACAGCGACGGAGGAACAATGA